The genomic segment cttcctgatgattagttcttatatgtcattttatttactcacagaacagctctggaggctttgaccactggcagcagcctcagaagaccttcctctgatctggagtatttcttcaggtcaaacacatccagctccttttctgaagtcagcaacacaaagaccagagctgaccactgtgcaggtgacaggtTGGGTTTTGAGAGACTTCCTGAGCTCAGGTATCTTTGGATatcctccactagagaatggtcattcagttcattcagacagtggaacagattgatgctcctctctggagagggattctTCCTGATCTTCTTCTTGATGTACTTGATTGTTTCTTCATGGCTTtgtgagctgcttcttgtctttgtcagtaTACCTCGTAAGTgtttctgattggactccagtgagaggcccagaaggaagcggaggaacaggtccaggtttcctgtctcactttgtaaggctttatccacagcactcttgtagacAGTAACTCTACGCTTGTGTCTGATCCTCACAGGAATAATGGACTTTGATTGAGGTTCGGCCATTAGATTCTCATTGTcgttgatgaatgagaggaacacatatacagcagccagaaactcctgaatgctcagatgcacaaagcagtacaccttgtcctggtacagcccatgttcctctttaaagagctgtgtgcacaatcctgagtacactgaggcttcattgacatcaatgccattctctttcaggtcttcttcatagaaaatcagattgcccttcacaagctgttgaaaagccagttttcccagtgacagaatgctctctttattgCAGTGTGaacctgtctcttctttcccaagatacttttcattcttatgtttggtatgaaacaccacaaggtgtgtgtacatctcagtcagagtcttgggcatctcttctctcttatgtttcagcatgtgttcaaggactgttgcagaaatccaacagaagactggaatgtggcacatgatgtgtaggctccttgatgtctttatgtgtgagatgatgctgctggccaggtcctcatcactgaatctcttcctgaagtactcctccttctgtgggtcattgaaccctcgtacctctgtcacctggtcaacacaccctgaagggatcttattggctgctgcaggtcgggtggttatccagaggagagcagagggaagcagatttcccttgatgagattttgtcagcagaacatccactgaggttgactctgtgacgtcccaacagatcttgttcttctggaagtctaggggcagtcggcactcatccagaccatcaaagatgaacagaactttgtacttgtcgTAGTTGGAGATTCttgattgtttggtttccattgagaagtgattgagAAGTTCAATCAAAGTGAGATTTCCacctttcatcaaattcagctcccggAAAGGAAATGCAAATACAAgttggacatcctgatttgcttttccttcagcccagtccagaatgaacttctgcacagagactgtttttccaatgccagcaactccctttgtcagcacagttctgataagtttgtcttgtccagttaagggtttgaagatgtcgttacatttgattgcagtctctggtcttgcttgtttcctggttgttgtctcaatctgtctcagctcatgttcattattgacctctcctgttccaccctctgtgatgtagagctctgtgtagatcttattgagaagtgttgggtttccttgtttagcgatcccctcaaatacacattgaaacttcttctttagattagatttgagttcacgttggcaaatcacagcaagctcatctgaatgaagaaataacatagaggatattaatattacatctgttttaatgtctacagtattgtaggactgttataaagtttTAAATTCTAATAATTTCTTCTCTTAACTAACtctataaatgtgtaaatgttttcataatgcattacagactggtgtgactgattatattattattggtattattgatggtattattaatgttctctctctaaatgaatcaccacaacacatccctgctgctacttgatgaggtcacta from the Oncorhynchus nerka isolate Pitt River unplaced genomic scaffold, Oner_Uvic_2.0 unplaced_scaffold_1290, whole genome shotgun sequence genome contains:
- the LOC135568974 gene encoding NACHT, LRR and PYD domains-containing protein 3-like isoform X4, giving the protein MKSDWSMGPPLNFREGDFSTEQRNQQERSESEILSGQSSQSHQTDLDSIFSKEEYFRKRFSDEDLASSIISHIKTSRSLHIMCHIPVFCWISATVLEHMLKHKREEMPKTLTEMYTHLVVFHTKHKNEKYLGKEETGSHCNKESILSLGKLAFQQLVKGNLIFYEEDLKENGIDVNEASVYSGLCTQLFKEEHGLYQDKVYCFVHLSIQEFLAAVYVFLSFINDNENLMAEPQSKSIIPVRIRHKRRVTVYKSAVDKALQSETGNLDLFLRFLLGLSLESNQKHLRGILTKTRSSSQSHEETIKYIKKKIRKNPSPERSINLFHCLNELNDHSLVEDIQRYLSSGSLSKPNLSPAQWSALVFVLLTSEKELDVFDLKKYSRSEEGLLRLLPVVKASRAVLLSGCLVTEEGCASLVSALESNPSHLRELDLSNNDLKDSGVKLLSAGLGNPHCKLETLRLSGCLVTEEACASLVSALRSNPSHLRELDLSYNHPGDSGVRLLSAGLEDPHCRLEKLNVEHGGENRMKPGLRKYVCDLTLDLNTVNRHLSLSEENRKVTWRREKQPYPDHPERFEVCSALTTVTLPVTIIIPLP
- the LOC135568974 gene encoding NLR family CARD domain-containing protein 3-like isoform X3 — its product is MCHIPVFCWISATVLEHMLKHKREEMPKTLTEMYTHLVVFHTKHKNEKYLGKEETGSHCNKESILSLGKLAFQQLVKGNLIFYEEDLKENGIDVNEASVYSGLCTQLFKEEHGLYQDKVYCFVHLSIQEFLAAVYVFLSFINDNENLMAEPQSKSIIPVRIRHKRRVTVYKSAVDKALQSETGNLDLFLRFLLGLSLESNQKHLRGILTKTRSSSQSHEETIKYIKKKIRKNPSPERSINLFHCLNELNDHSLVEDIQRYLSSGSLSKPNLSPAQWSALVFVLLTSEKELDVFDLKKYSRSEEGLLRLLPVVKASRAVLLSGCLVTEEGCASLVSALESNPSHLRELDLSNNDLKDSGVKLLSAGLGNPHCKLETLRLSGCLVTEEACASLVSALRSNPSHLRELDLSYNHPGDSGVRLLSAGLEDPHCRLEKLNVEHGGENRMKPGLRKYVCDLTLDPNTVNRLLSLSEENRKVTCRTEEQPYPDHPERFEDWGQVLCREGLTGRCYWEVEWSGIMGAGIGVTYKGINRRGGVNDCRLGYNDKSWSLFCSDNSYYACHNNNPTTIDVPSSGSHRVGVYLDWPAGTLSFYRASSDTLTHLYTFTYTFTEPLYPGFRVYDDSSVSL